TATTCCCGCCATAGGGATAGATAAGTATCTGCATTCCTGGTAAGCGCATCCAGTTCCGTGCGAATGTCTCCTCGCAGTGTCCCTGCAATCGAGATGTCACAGAAGGACATGGGTGACTCTACCAAGATTAAGGGACGCTGTTCATCAAAGTCTTTGGGTTGTCGTGCCCTGGCAACCCGCTCAACTCTCACCCGTCCATCCTCAGTTCGACGCAGGTCGATTGTAGTACTGTTGCCACACACCTGAAAGGAACTTTCCAGTCCATCCTGATAATTCTTCCCGGTACGCATCAGAACCCGCGCTTTTCCTGTTTCATTCGCAGGTGGCAAGAAAACTTGACCGTTCAGCCATTCAATAATTTTCTCAACGGGTTCAGAACGTCGCAGATGCCGATTGCGAACATCCTCAATAATCTTTTCATCAACGCCAAACTGCATTTCATCCCGGATGTAGAGTCTACCCGGAAATTCGTGAACTTGAATGGAAAGTTGTGTTGAAGACTGACCCTTCGGACGGGTTTCCATTAACCAGCATAGGATGGGCAGATTTCGTTCAAGAATGCCTTCCAGACGAGTCTGGTTTTGTTGATCTTTACCTCTGATGTCCCAAATGTCTAAACCGTGACAGAGAAGAATGTCATTTGTCAATTCAGACCTGTAGAGGAAAACTTCGTTTTTGACAGCTAAAAGTTCTTGCCCTTCAAATGGGGAGCGATCGCCCCGCTCAACTTCAATGGTGTATATCCGTCCACTATGAATATCACTGACTCTCATGATTGGCGTTCTCCGGGGATAAACCTGAAGGTGGCAAGACGGTGTGAGCGCTCGACTGGAGCAAAGTGCAGTAGCCAGGTGCCATATTGTTTCATATCAGTCGGAATTCGTTTCCATGAATCTTGCACTTCAACTGGCTTTTGTTGTTCCCCATCGGCAGTCAGCCAAAAGCATTGCCCGTTGACGCTGCGGACGTGAATATTAGCTTTCTCAAGGCGAAGTTCGATCGCAGGTACATGGCTATCGGTTCCCGTCCTGCCGCTAATAGTCCGGTTCGTGAGGGTAAGCGGCTGATGTTCGCTAAATGCCAGAGCTGCCAATATCTTCTGATTCGAGAGAAATCTTTGATGCTCTCTGGCATCCGGTAAAGGCTCCCAGCGTTTAATCAGCAGTTGCACAAGGGTAGGTCGCGGGGAGCCACACCAGGGACAGCATTTTTGATTTGCGTAATAGGTACTGTGGCACTCTGGACATTCCAGGGTGAAATCGGCGGCAGAATACAAGTCCTCTACCCACTGACTAACTCCCGGTCGCTTGTCCGGTTTGAGTAACCCTTCTCCGAAGCATCGTTGGCACAGCTTTGTCAGCTTGGGAGATAACACTATGTCTCTTGGAAGTCCATGAACCGTGGCATTACTTTGATCCTCAGGATCGTCAACCCAAGGTAGAGAACCCTCCAGGGCTTGCTGTTCTAGTTCTGGTTCACCATCTATAACCAGATCTCCCATCAGGGGATGAATTAAGCAGAGGGTTCGGAAGGCAATGACAGCAAAGGCGTAGGCATCAGTTAATGTATTTACCCCCGTTCGCCCCAGCACTAGTTCAGGCGCACCATAACCCGGTGTGTGAAATCGCCTTGTGAATGTGGAGCTTTCGTAATGAAGATTATCTGCATCAATCAAACGAATTTCGCAGGCATCAACCTCAGCAGAAATGAAGATATTGTTCGGCGATGGGTCGCTATAGACCAGTCCCTTACTGTGAAGTTGTGAGAGGACTTCAGCACAACGTGCCAGCAGCAGTAAACGGCGACGCAATCCACCCCCACTTAAATACCACTCTGCCAGTGAATCAACATTTCGAGGAATATTGATGAGCCGAGATAGAGGCATCATGCCTGTTAGCAATTCCATCACATATCCCAAATGAGGCGGCTGTAGCATTTCTAATGGACGAGCGATCGCTAGTTCCCGCAACTCCAAATTCATCTGTTGAATGTATTTCAACTGTCGTCGCAGCAACTCACGTTGGCTACTGGAGCGATCGAAAAGAACTTTGATGGCTCGTCTGCCCCCCTTGACTGAAAACACCGCTCCCTGCCCACCTCTGCCCAACTCTCGCTCTAACTCGTAGACATTTCGGTGCTCATCGACAACTCGTTTGCCTTCAACGTTCATCTCATCCCATCCTCAGCTTTGCTGCACCAAAGTACTGCCAGCGTTTTATCGTCCAAATGATTAGGGGTAGCCCAGTTTCGTAGCTCCCGCTCTAAGGCGTGTCTACGTTGCAGGGGAGCCATTGAGCCAAACTCAGTTACCAAAGTATGGATGAAATCCCCAATGCGATCGCCCAGCAAATCATCTGCAATCCCATCGGTCGCTAATAACACT
This region of Microcoleus sp. AS-A8 genomic DNA includes:
- a CDS encoding serine/threonine-protein kinase: MNVEGKRVVDEHRNVYELERELGRGGQGAVFSVKGGRRAIKVLFDRSSSQRELLRRQLKYIQQMNLELRELAIARPLEMLQPPHLGYVMELLTGMMPLSRLINIPRNVDSLAEWYLSGGGLRRRLLLLARCAEVLSQLHSKGLVYSDPSPNNIFISAEVDACEIRLIDADNLHYESSTFTRRFHTPGYGAPELVLGRTGVNTLTDAYAFAVIAFRTLCLIHPLMGDLVIDGEPELEQQALEGSLPWVDDPEDQSNATVHGLPRDIVLSPKLTKLCQRCFGEGLLKPDKRPGVSQWVEDLYSAADFTLECPECHSTYYANQKCCPWCGSPRPTLVQLLIKRWEPLPDAREHQRFLSNQKILAALAFSEHQPLTLTNRTISGRTGTDSHVPAIELRLEKANIHVRSVNGQCFWLTADGEQQKPVEVQDSWKRIPTDMKQYGTWLLHFAPVERSHRLATFRFIPGERQS